The DNA region GCGAACTATTGCGCGGTTGGCGGCCGGTGCGGCTGCTCGCGCTGCTGCTCGTTGGCTTGTGCGTACCGAGCTTGCTGAAGCCCGCACACGCCAGCCGGTTGGGACATCGGCGGGCGGCGGCGTGGTTGGCCGAACATGCGGCGGCGAGCGACATGGTGCTCGACACGCGCGGCTGGTCGGCGTTGTACACCGAGATGCCGACGTTTCGGCACGAGGCGGGGGCGCAAGCGCTGGCGAACCCGGCGCTGCGCTATGTGGTGGTGGAGCGCGAGGAACTGCTGTTCGACAGCCGCCGGGCGCGCACGTTGCGGGCGGTGCTGGGCACATCGGCCGAGTTGGTGGGCTCGTTCCACGCGGCGGAAGTGAAGCCGGAGAAGGCGGTGCTGGTGTATCGCTGGGATCCGCAGCGCTTTGCCGCCAGTTATGGGCGCGGCGCGGTGCGCCGCTAGATCACACGTAGGACCGAGGCCAATCCGATGCGCGAGCATGTGCGAGATTTCGTCGCCGCGGCGGCTGAGCGCTTTCCGACGCGCGGCGCGATTTATGAGTTCGGCTCGTACCAGGTGGAAGAGCAAGGCGCCGGCGCCGACCTGCGCACGCTGTTTCCGGATCGGCCGTATGTGGGTTGCGACATGCGCCCTGGACCGGGCGTGGACCGCGTGGAGGACATCTCGCGGTTGACGCTGGACAACGACTCGGCGGCGATGATCATCTGCGTGGAGACGCTGGAGCACGTCTTTGAGACGCGCCGCGCGGTGGATGAGATGGTGCGCGTGCTGGCGCCGGGGGGGATGGTGCTCATCAGCATGCCGTTTCATTTTCGCATTCATGGCTACCCGGACGACTATTGGCGGATTACGCCGTCGTGCCTGACGCGGCTACTGGAACCCTTGGCGGCGACGATCATTGGCTCGCAAGGACCGGAAGCGACGCCGAACACGGTGTACGGGGTGGGGTTCAAGGCGCCGGCTCCGGCGGCGTTCGTGGCCGACGCGGCGCGCTTCGTCGAAGGGTTTCAAGCGCGGCTCGACGAGCGCCGGACGCTAGCGCCCCACAAGCGCGCCCGCCGCGCTTGGCGGTGGCTGTTTTCGACCAAGGCGGAACGGCGCCGGTTGAGCAAG from Pirellulales bacterium includes:
- a CDS encoding class I SAM-dependent methyltransferase, producing MREHVRDFVAAAAERFPTRGAIYEFGSYQVEEQGAGADLRTLFPDRPYVGCDMRPGPGVDRVEDISRLTLDNDSAAMIICVETLEHVFETRRAVDEMVRVLAPGGMVLISMPFHFRIHGYPDDYWRITPSCLTRLLEPLAATIIGSQGPEATPNTVYGVGFKAPAPAAFVADAARFVEGFQARLDERRTLAPHKRARRAWRWLFSTKAERRRLSKYYEARFAICGASIGAAASARRQALGALT